TAAAATCTATTGTAAAGATTCGCTGCTACAAGACCAATCAATATACCACCAAATACTCCTGTTTCAATAGAAAATGGTAATTCTCTAAGAGTTCCCATAATCTTAAGTACGTTAGCCATAGTAAAATAACCAACTGCTGCTGCTAAACCAGATACTGCTGCTCCACCAGTGAAACCAATGGCAACACCGATAGCAAATATAAGTGGTAATTGTTCAAATATGGCAATACCACCTTGGAACATCAAACTTCCGATAGCATTTAGCATTGCATTAGCTACCTCTCCGTTTGCATCTAGACCTGCATTTTGTACCATACGACCAAATGCTACTAGAAGACCTGCTGCTGGCAATACTGATACTGGTAACATAAGTGATTTACCAACTTTTTGTAATACCGCAAAAGCTTTGCTCTTTTTCTTACTCATCGTAACTCCTCCTCATTGTTTTTTTCTCTTTATAATTGCTAATAATATAAACTTAAAATAACTAAAATATAAAAGTAATACTCTCTTGGGCCCTTTTTCACTCTCTTTTCGCCATTAATTATGGCAAATAAAAAAGCATGACCTAAAATTTAGATACGACTTCCATGCCACGCTCTTAGTTATAGTTCTAGATAGATTACTCCCGTTATGAGAGTCACCACTCTAGAATACTAGCGTCATGGGTCATATGCCAAATTTCAGATCATGCCTAATCGAATTAGTAACACTTCTAAATTTTTAGCCGTTATTAAGTTTTACCAGATGTATGGCTATATAGCCAATCTCACTATCTGGAACCTTAAGCCCTAGCTGTTGTTCTATGATAAGTCCAACATCAAAGGCGATCTTGTACTCAATTATATACTTCGATTTGATTTCTGTCAAGAGATTATTTGAAAGGGGTTTCTCTTCCTCTAATCTTTTAAGTACGCCTTTTATATGAATTATAAATCTATTATAGTCAAATGCATGCTGCTCAAAGTCAATTCCTAGCTTGCTTTCAATGTGATTCTTAATAGTGTTCATGAGCTTTACATCTCTAAGTGCTCTGGTCTTATCAACTATTTTTAAACCACTGTGAACATGATATGTCAAAAAGCCTACTTCATCATCTGGAATCTCTAGTAGAAGTTCATTTCTAAGAATTTCCACTCCTCTTTCTGCCACATCATAAGCTTGTGGATAAAGCAATTTGGTCTCATTTAAAAACGGATTGTGAATTTCAATTTTGTCCTGTAATCTCTTAACTAAGAATTGTATGTGATCTAATAAACCTGCATGATCACTCATACTGTATTTTTTGCCTGTCTTTTCGTTCACCATTATGAGTATTTTCTGGACTGCTTCTATAACTTCAACATCTATCTTCTCAAGAAAATTGTCTACATCCTTGTTCTGCAAACCCTCTAGCGATATGTATTGTATTTCTATAGCCTCTGTATCCTCAAAAATCTCATTTTTCTTTTTATTGTAACCGATTCCGCTACCTGTAAAAATATAATTGCGTTCACCGTCTGTTACGGAGATGACATTGTTATTCAAAACCTTTTTGATAGTATATGATTTCATCTCACGCCCTCCTACTCCTCTTAGAATCCAAACCCAGACACGCTTCTCCTTCACCCCATACAAGCGCACCCTTATCATACCTCTAAATTTTTATTTTTTCAATGGATTTTTTTGCAATTCGTCACCTTTTTGTTATGAATTTGTCACTTAATCCACTGTTCTAAACTTTATACTCATTATATAAACATGTTTAATAATTTTCAAGGTGGTGTCCAATTTGATTACAAATTTAGTTATACTAGGTATCGTTAGCATACTAAACATACCTATCAATCAGCCCTTTATCCCATGCTTTGAAGCAACTCCAGGTTTCTATAAAACTGTAGAAACAAAACCAATAAAATTTTTGTCAAAAAACGATTTAAAAGGATATGCTTTTGACTCTAGATACAGACCAAAAGATGAAATCCTTGTAGGTTTTTTGACATCATCCCACAAATTGTTAGGTCCATTTGAACAAAACGCTTTTTATATAGGCATGAATGATTTCAGCACCGGTTTCTCTCAGGGACTAGCTCCAGTTAAAAAGAATGGACTTTGGGGATATGTTGATCACAATGGCAATGTAAAAATAGACTTTCAATTTTTATACGCAAATATTTTTCAAAATAATTTCGCTGTTGTAGAAACAAGTGATGGTTGTAAATACATAGACAAAGATGGCAACTTTGTTTTTGATAAAACATTTGACGATGCATGTATGTTTGATAGAGATGTAGCTCTGGTAATGAAAGATGATCTCTATGGATTCATAAATTCAAGTGGTGATTTGATATGTGATTATGAATACACCAATTTAGAATTTCCAACATTTTCTGAAGCACCAACCTCAAATGAAATCATGGTTCTTTACAAAAATGATTTATGCGGATACGTCAGAGTTACATCAGATAGCGTAACACCTCTGACCGATTTTAAGTACTACAAACTCCGCCCCTATACAAATTCGAGTGAACACAAGTTTGTAAAAGCAATAAAAAAAGGTGATGAATACGTAGAATTCATCCTCGGCTTTATGGATGATGAATTCAAAGAAATCTTTTCTTACACAGAATCAGACTATCAATTTGTAGATGAATTATACGATGGTCTACATCATTTTGCAACAGCAGAAGGTTTTCACGGATTTATGGATGAAAACTTCAATACAGTCATAAAACCGAAATTTCACTACACAAAGACATTCTCTCACGGCCTCTGCATAGTGGAAAATTTAGAACAGTCAGGTTTAATTGATATTAGCGGAAATTTCGTATTAGATTTTCAGGATGTCCCTATAAAAACATTTAGTGTAGATGGTAACGATTTAATTCTGCGCTCTGATACACAAAATAATGGTATAACCGCTACTATAAAAAATTACTTCACAGATGGAATATCAAAAATAGATGCAAATACACTAGTTTGGACTGATTAGATTGTCAATCCTCTCTTGCACTTCTTCAATCTCTTCATTCTCACAATTTCCATCTTTAAGTATTCTTAGCACTTCATTGTAATCATCTAAAGCCTGGGCATTCTGACCTAGGCTTTCTCTCGCCTGAGCCCTATCAAATATAGCATCTATATCTGATTCACTCAATTCTATACATTTATCATAATCATCTATTGCCTCTTCATAGTTTCCAAGAATATTTTTTACACTCGCTCTCAAATAATAAGCATCTGCATCATCTTCTATTCTAGATATTGTTTCGTCAAATGCAGAAAGTGCTTCCTCATAATTTTTTATATTTAGCAGTGCCCTTCCCAGATTATAATAAAAATCTGGCACGTAATTCTTTCTTTCAATAGCTGCTTTGTAATCACCTATTGCCTCTTCAAACTTCTCCATATACTGATATATATTTCCCCTATTGTAGTAATTGTCAGCATCGTTTTCATCTAGCTCTATACACTTGCTGTAGTCATTTAGTGCAAGTTCTAATTCTCCGAGCTCCTCATAGGATATTCCTCTATTCATATAAGCATTTACACAGCTTTCATCATTTTTTATAACCTCATCAAATTTTTCTATAGCTTTTTTATATTTCCCTTTTTCAAATAAATCAAATCCCTTTTCAAAAACCTTGTCCATATCGCTCATATACGACCTTCCTCTCATCTATTTACAAATTTTCTCTGTTCTACTCATTATATCAAAATTTCTATTGATTTTGGCAATCTAATATCAAATGCTAGTCCACTAGGAGTATTTTGACGTATTATTACACTTCCTCCCATAGATTTTATATTTTGCTCTAATATATACAAGCCTAAACCTTGTCCACTTATATTTCTATGCTTTACTCCTCTGTAATACGGCTCTAGTATATTCTGCACCTCATAATTATCAAGACCTTCTCCATTGTCTGTAAATACTATTTTAAAATCTGAATTTGATTCTTCTAAGTGTATTTCTACATTCGACCCTTCACCTGCATATTTGTAGGCATTCGTGAATAGATTGTATAATATTTGCCTGAATTTATATTCGTCAAGTTCTACTATAAGCGTCATAGGTAAATTTTTCTTAATAACCATGGATTTTTTCTGATATTGTAATCTTAGCGATTGTGCAATTTCATTTATTATACTTACTACATCAAACTTTGAGATAGTATTATCGTCTACATCTATGTCCGTATCTATTAATCTATCAACATCATTTAGCAAATTTGATAACTCAAATATATTTTTCCGAAATACCTTTAACTCTCTTTCATCCCAATCTATTATTTCATCTTCTATCCCTTCAAGATGGGTTTGAATTATTGTTATTGGTGTCTGCGCCTTGTGTCTGAGTTCGTCCGTTAACCGTTTTCTATGTCTCTGCTTTAAGTGTAAGCTCTGATTTAGATTTCTCAAACTATTTTGTACAACTCTTATTTCTTTTATATTCGAATTTTTATTATTTATTGGTCTATTTAAGTCAATAGATTCAGCCATATTTGAAGTCTCGATTAAATCCTTACTCATTAACTTGCTGAGATATAATCCTACTGCCAAGGCTAACACCCCAGCTAATGCAAAGCCCATAGCTCCATATCTAATAAGTGATGATTGAAATTTTTTCGCTACTAATGACTCTTCTATAGAGCTATTTAAAATAATATGCATTTCAGCAACCTCTACATCGTCTGCTTTTATAATATATCTGTCAGTTTGCTCAAATCTAGACCCCATCATCATGTGCCGTGACATATTGTTCTTCGATACATATAATATCTGATTTTTATAAGAATCAAATATCTTTATCCCCACTATTGGATCATCTAAATGAGTTTCTAATTCCGCTCGGAAACCATTTAAATCAAAGTTTTCACTATTGGTAAACTCATCCTGTACGTATGTTTTTAGCTCGTCTATATGATTATCATATGATTCAGAAAGGTATTTCATAAAGTATTTGTCAACCATTGAATTTAAAAATATTGTATTTATTGATATAGCTATAAAAGCAATAGCCATAAGTGAAAATAGCAATGTTTTTCTAATCGTCACTATCATCACCTCCAAATTTATAACCTGCACCGTATTTTGTTATAATGAATTTAGGCTCTTTAGGATTCTCTTCTATTTTGTGCCTCAATCGCTTTATGGACGAATCTACACTTCTATCATAACCGTCATAATCATATCCGAAAACTAAATTTATAAGCTGCTGTCTTGATAAAACTTGGTTTTTATGGTCAAAGAAAACTTTCATAATTTTGTACTCTAGTGAAGTTAAACTCAAATTTACTCCATCTTTATATAATATCTGCGCATTAGAATCTAGTGATAAATTTTTGAAAGAATATCTACTAACCGCCAAATCTCCATAAACCCTTTTGAGCATCACTTCTATTCTCTTAATCAATTCTTTAACACTAAACGGTTTAACTATGTAGTCATCTGCGCCTAAATCAAATCCCTGCAATCTATCTATTTCTTCTTTCTTCGCACTTACCATCAACACTGGAATGTCAGATGTTTCTCTGATGTTTTTTAAAACCTCAAAGCCATCTATTCCGGGCATCATTATATCAAGTAATACTATATGATACGTTTTTTTACCAAAGTAATCTAGAGCCTTAAATCCATCACTAGCTACATCATAGTCGTATCCGTATTTCTCGAGATATTTTTCTATTATGTTACTAATGTCTATCTGATCCTCTACTATCAAAATATTGTATGTCATATCTCTACGCTCCTTCAAAACATCTAGTATGTGAATCTATTATTTAAATCTATTAATCTTCTCTCATTTGACACTCCCCATGTCTAAAAACAGGGCTTTACTTCAAATTTGTAATTCTCCTAATTTAACAACAAAGACTAGTCATTCTAGACTAGCCTTCGCAGAAAGATGGGTCTATATAGATTTACCCAATTATTTAAAAATTATTTTTTTGAATCAATTCTTTTTTCCTCAAATACTCTTCTTCGTTTATATCACCATTTACATATTTGTAATTTAGTGACTCAATTGTCTTTTCTAGACTAGATGTTTTTCTTCTTCTCGAAATTATTACATAGACAACAATTCCCACGATTGCTAATAACGCTATTGTAAAAAATCCTCCAAATCCTCCGAATCCGTGCACAGGCCAAAATCTGTTCATACCTCTACCCAAACCATACTCAGGTGAAAAACAATGTCCAAAAAATTCATATCCTCGTCCTAACAACATCATAATATATCTCTCCTTCTTCTAAATTCTATTTTTCACTATCTCTGATTTATGAGACTCTTCATTCTCAAATAAGTCGCTTCATCTATATCACCATTTATAAATTTTGCATCTAATTGCTTTAGCGAAGAATCTTTTTCTGAATTCCCCAAATCAAATTTACCTGGCATCTGATCCTTAAATAAGAAATACACTACAGCTAATAAAATGATAACTCCAAAAAACATCATATCCCAAACCTCCTCTCTACCCCATATCTCCTTTATTAATTACATTATGTAATAGAAATGTGGCAACAATGTGGCAGCGTAAATAAATTCAAACAAAAAAACTCCAATAAGTTACCCTAGGATGGTGCCTGGCACCATCTTAAGGTAACTTATTGGAGTTAATTGATGTTTTTATGTTTTCATAAAGTGTTTTTATTAATTTTTTCTAACTTCCGCTATAGCTTGTTCACCTCGCTGCTGCGCTGATTTAAGCGCTTCATCGATTGATTTTCCATTGAAAAATACTTGATCTAATTCTTCTCCGAGTATATCTAATGCATTTATTTGACCTATGATTCTAGTTCCTTGGAATCCATTGTCAAAACTAACTAATCCAACACCTTTTATTGGATTCTTCTCGATATACGATTTGTATTCTGGCAATTCTCTAGCAGAATATCTAACTGGTAAATAACCTGTATTCATTGAAAAATAGGCCGTGTTTTCTGGAAGTGTGAGGTATTTTACATATTTCCAAGCCGCTTCTCTCTTTTCACTGTCAACAGTATTAAATACAGCAACATTTGTACCATAGTACAATTGATCATTTGTCTTGTTTGCTGGAAGTGGAGCTGCAAACCAATTCATATCTTCTGGCACACCTTTTTGAATGTATGGTATTGCAGAAGTACTAGCTACACACATTGCAGCTCTTTTTTGAGAAAATGGTACATTTGAATGCTTATCTTCACCAGCTGTTCTAGCTATCTTGGCTTCAATCATACCCGCAATGAAACTAACAGCCTCTTTTGTAGCTTCAGAATCAAAATTTAATTGATCTTTTTCCTCATCTATTATCACTCCACCTGCCTGTTTTACCCATGGAGCTATATCTGTTGATATATTGTTCGCAAATACCGTACCATAAATTTCTGGCTCTCCATCACCATTTTCATCTATTGTGAGTTTTTTATTAGCTTCACTCCACTCTTCCCAAGTTTTAGGAACTTCTACACCTGCTTTATCTAGCATATCTTGATTGTAATACAATACCATCTGACTTTTGTTAAATGGAAAAGCATATTGTCTATCGTTCCAAATTCCATCATCCAAGAACAATGGTGGAATATCCTCTAGTTCTTGATCACTAAGTCCTATTTTAGAATCTTTCATATAAGGTGATAAATCTTCAACTAAACCTTTATCCACATACCAGCTAAGTCTATTGCAATATATTTGAGTCATTGTTGGAAGTGCTTTGGCTTTAGCCGATGCCATCAATTTAGAAAATAAATCTCTATATCCTCCTTGATGCACTAATTTAACCTCTATATCCTCATTTTTTGCATTAAAATCATCTGTGAGTTTTTGAAGTGCTTCTCCTTTTTCTCCTCCCATTGCATGCCAAAATTCAACCTCTACTACCTGCTCTGTTTTAACTTCTGCCTCTGATTTAACCTCTTTTTTCTCTTCAATTTCAGCCTTTGTTCCGCAACCTGATAGCGCAATTAACATAGCCCCAAATATGCAAATCGCCTTCATACTTTTTTTCATAACTTCTCCTCCTTGAATTCTTTTATTAAAAGGGAAAACTAACCCTTTATGCCACTATTAGACACCCCATCTACTATCCATTTCTGCAAAAAAACATAGACCACAACCATTGGAATTATAATCATAGTACTAGCAGCCATGAGTAAATTATAATCAACTCCTGCTTCTGAACTGAAATAAGACAGCGCAACGGGTAGCGTTCTTAACTCTTGTGAATTTGTTACAATTAAAGGCCACATAAACGCATTCCAACTACCCACTATTTTTAATATTGCTATACTTACAAGTGCAGGTTTAGAAATAGGTACCATTATCGTCCATAAGTATTTGAAATCACTACATCCATCTATTTTGGCTGCATCGTATAAACTCTCTGGAATCTGTAAGAAATACTGTCTAAGCAAAAATATAGTAAATGCACTTGCACACCAAGGAATTACAAGCGCTTTGTATGTATCTATCCAATTTAACCTACTTAGCGTTATGAAATTAGGTATGAGCAAAACCTCACTTGGTACCATCATAGTTGCTATCATAATTGTAAATAGCATATCTCGCCCCCAAAACTTTAGTTTTGAGAATGCAAATGCTGCTAATATAGTAGTTATAAGCTCTCCGATGGTTATTAAAATCGTCACTATAATTGAATTTCTTAAAAAAACCCCAAACGGAGCCATGTCTAGCACTTTTCTATAATTATCAAATCGAAATTCACTAGGTATTATTTTCATAGGAACTTGCATAACTTCTTTGCTTCCCTTAATTGAGGTAAGTATCATCCACACAAATGGAACTATTATAAATACTAGTCCAATAATAAGCACCATGTATATCACTATTTTTGAAAGCTTCGTTTTAATCATAAATACTTCTCTCCTAATCTACTAGTATCAGTGTTATTAGTTTATTAGTTTACTTATTTATTAGTTTACTTATTTATTAGTTTACTTATTTATTTGTTTACTCCCTATCTTTAGCTGGACAATTGTAAATGCAAGTATTATTACAAACAATATAAATGTCGCTGCTGCCGCTATAGAAAATTGCCATTGATTATAGAATTTATCAAAAATATAATACACTATAGTTAGTCCACTTTTTAGAGGGCCCGTTTTCTTGTCATAAATCACAAATACCTCGTCAAAAATTTTAAATGAGCTTATGACAGATGTTATAAGTACAAAAAATAAAGTTGGCTTCAATAAAGGTAGAGTTATTTTAGAAAACAATTTAAATGAATTTGCTCCATCTATCTTTGCGGCTTCATAGTATTTTTCATCTATTGCTTGTAGTCCAGCTAAAAACAATATGACCTTGTATCCTAGTCCCCTCCAAATACTCAATATGACAAGTATAAATATAGTCTTTTCAGGATCATTTAACCACGAGATTTTAGTGAAACCTAATTCGCTCAATATTTGATTTATAAGACCATAATTTTTGCTAAAAATCCATCTCCATACCATAGATACAGCAACGCTCGATGTTACAAATGGCAAAAAATAAACGCTTCTAAAAAATCCTCTAAGCTTTATAGAAGAATTTAAAAGTACCGCAATAAAAAGTGACGCAACCATCGAAAGTGGCACGCTAAATAGTACAAATGTACTTGTATTTTTTAGTGCTAGATGAAAATCTGGGTCTCCTAATACATAATAAAAATTGTCCAATCCTCTCGCATAAACTTCTCCACTTAAATAATCAAAATCTGTATAAAAACTCATTGTGAAAGACTGTATTATAGGATATATCTGAAATAATCCTATAATTAGAAAGGCAGGAGCTAAGTAAAATATAGCTCTAATACCATCACTCTTTTTCAAATGCTTCACCACTTCCTGAATAAATCTTTAATATATAACTACAAAAATGTTTACCAACCTTAAAAATATCACGATTATTCGCTTGGGTAAAATAGTATTTTTCTATGATTTCCCATTATATATATGGATTTTTTATACGTAATTACACGTCTTTAATTGTATGCCTTTAACCTAGCTTATAATCAGATTTCATCTATATTATTGATTATAAATATGATATTTAAGCGCAAAAAAACAGCAAGAAAGAATTGGTTTTCTTCTCCCTTGCTGATAGCATAACCTCTCATATTTGCTAACTTTTATTGCATATCGCAAAAAATTAGTAGCGAAAGGTTTTGTTATTTTACAAATTATTTTGGTTTTGTTTTAAGTTTTGTTTTGATATTTCAAATTTATGTTCATATGTTTTGGTTGAATTAATTTAAGTTTCTCACTCTGAGATCTAGCTCGCCATTGCTTTTTTTACTAAGCACTCATCAACATGAAGAATGATGTTAGAAAGCGAGTTTACATAACTTCCGAATTCATTGTCGTACCATCCGAATATTTTAGCATGGGTCACTGGAACTTTAACTTCCCCCACAACGCCCATGTTGTGAATCATGCTATTTGGAAGTGATAAAAATCCTGTTTTCGTACTAGTCTCACATCCCTCTATCACTGCCGATGCCTTGAATCCTCTAACATCCATAGATACAGTTTGCTTTTCAGCAAAGTGTAAAAATGATTTCTGACCATTTTCAGACGCCTCTCTGTAAATATTGTTAATAAATTCAGATGTAAGCGTTGGTTCTCCCGATGCTTCGAGTTTCGATCTGAAAGTAAGATTTAAAGATACTAGCGATACTGTATTTGTTGGAACACGTACAGAATCAGCCATAAATCCTATATTTTGTATCTCTGGCATTACAAATTCCAATGCCTTTGCCGCACCTGTTGATGTCAATATAATATTATTAAATACCGAACGATTTCTTCTAAGATCCTTAGCGTTTTGTTTTGGAAGTGCATCGAGTAATTTTTGATTATTCGTAGCCGCGTGAATAGTCGACATCGATGCAGTTAAAAATCTTGAAGGACTTATTCTATCAAGCAATGGCTTCATCATATGTGCAAGTGCTGTAGTAGTACAGCTAGCACCTGAAACGATTTGATGCTTCTCAGAATCATAATCCTTGT
This genomic stretch from Tissierellales bacterium harbors:
- a CDS encoding carbohydrate ABC transporter permease; its protein translation is MIKTKLSKIVIYMVLIIGLVFIIVPFVWMILTSIKGSKEVMQVPMKIIPSEFRFDNYRKVLDMAPFGVFLRNSIIVTILITIGELITTILAAFAFSKLKFWGRDMLFTIMIATMMVPSEVLLIPNFITLSRLNWIDTYKALVIPWCASAFTIFLLRQYFLQIPESLYDAAKIDGCSDFKYLWTIMVPISKPALVSIAILKIVGSWNAFMWPLIVTNSQELRTLPVALSYFSSEAGVDYNLLMAASTMIIIPMVVVYVFLQKWIVDGVSNSGIKG
- a CDS encoding WG repeat-containing protein; amino-acid sequence: MITNLVILGIVSILNIPINQPFIPCFEATPGFYKTVETKPIKFLSKNDLKGYAFDSRYRPKDEILVGFLTSSHKLLGPFEQNAFYIGMNDFSTGFSQGLAPVKKNGLWGYVDHNGNVKIDFQFLYANIFQNNFAVVETSDGCKYIDKDGNFVFDKTFDDACMFDRDVALVMKDDLYGFINSSGDLICDYEYTNLEFPTFSEAPTSNEIMVLYKNDLCGYVRVTSDSVTPLTDFKYYKLRPYTNSSEHKFVKAIKKGDEYVEFILGFMDDEFKEIFSYTESDYQFVDELYDGLHHFATAEGFHGFMDENFNTVIKPKFHYTKTFSHGLCIVENLEQSGLIDISGNFVLDFQDVPIKTFSVDGNDLILRSDTQNNGITATIKNYFTDGISKIDANTLVWTD
- a CDS encoding response regulator transcription factor, which encodes MTYNILIVEDQIDISNIIEKYLEKYGYDYDVASDGFKALDYFGKKTYHIVLLDIMMPGIDGFEVLKNIRETSDIPVLMVSAKKEEIDRLQGFDLGADDYIVKPFSVKELIKRIEVMLKRVYGDLAVSRYSFKNLSLDSNAQILYKDGVNLSLTSLEYKIMKVFFDHKNQVLSRQQLINLVFGYDYDGYDRSVDSSIKRLRHKIEENPKEPKFIITKYGAGYKFGGDDSDD
- a CDS encoding HAMP domain-containing histidine kinase encodes the protein MTIRKTLLFSLMAIAFIAISINTIFLNSMVDKYFMKYLSESYDNHIDELKTYVQDEFTNSENFDLNGFRAELETHLDDPIVGIKIFDSYKNQILYVSKNNMSRHMMMGSRFEQTDRYIIKADDVEVAEMHIILNSSIEESLVAKKFQSSLIRYGAMGFALAGVLALAVGLYLSKLMSKDLIETSNMAESIDLNRPINNKNSNIKEIRVVQNSLRNLNQSLHLKQRHRKRLTDELRHKAQTPITIIQTHLEGIEDEIIDWDERELKVFRKNIFELSNLLNDVDRLIDTDIDVDDNTISKFDVVSIINEIAQSLRLQYQKKSMVIKKNLPMTLIVELDEYKFRQILYNLFTNAYKYAGEGSNVEIHLEESNSDFKIVFTDNGEGLDNYEVQNILEPYYRGVKHRNISGQGLGLYILEQNIKSMGGSVIIRQNTPSGLAFDIRLPKSIEILI
- a CDS encoding PRD domain-containing protein, coding for MKSYTIKKVLNNNVISVTDGERNYIFTGSGIGYNKKKNEIFEDTEAIEIQYISLEGLQNKDVDNFLEKIDVEVIEAVQKILIMVNEKTGKKYSMSDHAGLLDHIQFLVKRLQDKIEIHNPFLNETKLLYPQAYDVAERGVEILRNELLLEIPDDEVGFLTYHVHSGLKIVDKTRALRDVKLMNTIKNHIESKLGIDFEQHAFDYNRFIIHIKGVLKRLEEEKPLSNNLLTEIKSKYIIEYKIAFDVGLIIEQQLGLKVPDSEIGYIAIHLVKLNNG
- a CDS encoding sugar ABC transporter permease, giving the protein MKHLKKSDGIRAIFYLAPAFLIIGLFQIYPIIQSFTMSFYTDFDYLSGEVYARGLDNFYYVLGDPDFHLALKNTSTFVLFSVPLSMVASLFIAVLLNSSIKLRGFFRSVYFLPFVTSSVAVSMVWRWIFSKNYGLINQILSELGFTKISWLNDPEKTIFILVILSIWRGLGYKVILFLAGLQAIDEKYYEAAKIDGANSFKLFSKITLPLLKPTLFFVLITSVISSFKIFDEVFVIYDKKTGPLKSGLTIVYYIFDKFYNQWQFSIAAAATFILFVIILAFTIVQLKIGSKQINK
- a CDS encoding tetratricopeptide repeat protein is translated as MSDMDKVFEKGFDLFEKGKYKKAIEKFDEVIKNDESCVNAYMNRGISYEELGELELALNDYSKCIELDENDADNYYNRGNIYQYMEKFEEAIGDYKAAIERKNYVPDFYYNLGRALLNIKNYEEALSAFDETISRIEDDADAYYLRASVKNILGNYEEAIDDYDKCIELSESDIDAIFDRAQARESLGQNAQALDDYNEVLRILKDGNCENEEIEEVQERIDNLISPN
- a CDS encoding ABC transporter substrate-binding protein, producing MKKSMKAICIFGAMLIALSGCGTKAEIEEKKEVKSEAEVKTEQVVEVEFWHAMGGEKGEALQKLTDDFNAKNEDIEVKLVHQGGYRDLFSKLMASAKAKALPTMTQIYCNRLSWYVDKGLVEDLSPYMKDSKIGLSDQELEDIPPLFLDDGIWNDRQYAFPFNKSQMVLYYNQDMLDKAGVEVPKTWEEWSEANKKLTIDENGDGEPEIYGTVFANNISTDIAPWVKQAGGVIIDEEKDQLNFDSEATKEAVSFIAGMIEAKIARTAGEDKHSNVPFSQKRAAMCVASTSAIPYIQKGVPEDMNWFAAPLPANKTNDQLYYGTNVAVFNTVDSEKREAAWKYVKYLTLPENTAYFSMNTGYLPVRYSARELPEYKSYIEKNPIKGVGLVSFDNGFQGTRIIGQINALDILGEELDQVFFNGKSIDEALKSAQQRGEQAIAEVRKN